GAATTGTCTTTTCccctaaggctgtggtccccaacccctagtcCTCAGCCTGTTAGGgtccaggccacagagctctgccaaacccccaccccaccagcctcccagtccgtggaaaaagtgccttccatgaaacttaggaacgggggaggcggggagagaaaggcagcagagcaggaggtgagcggtgagCTATCAaatacagctgctccccattgcatcaccgcctgagctccgcctccccccacccaccatagtctgtggagaaattgtcttccatgaaactggcccctcgtgccaaaaaagttggggaccgctgcccttAGGCAGTCTTTTGGCCATTCTGGTTGcccattatttttccttctttaaaaatgtttttaaatgttgccAATCTATGTATTTCTCACCCTTCAACCCCACCTAATCCAGGGGAATAGATTAGATGACTGCCTGAGATATCCCTACAGCCCTTCTGAGAGATTCTAGGATTACATCCTGTCAATGCTAAATGTTAGCATGTTTTGCAAGGAAATCAATTAGTTTTCCTGCTAATCCGGACATCTGGCCCCCTTTCTTCCATGGTAAACATCATTAGCAAGCTTGTTACCATTAAACCACCAAAAGAGGTAAAGCCCTTCTGCAAGCCAGCCTCTTCCCTGTGCACCACTACCACTCTGTCTTAGAAGATTGcttctcaactctggctgcacattaaaatcacccCAGGagcctgttaaaaaaaaaaaaaaaagtaccagtgccgaggtcccaccccagaccaattaaatcagagtCACCCAGAGCAGATTTGGGCATCAGTATTTTGTAAAAGCTCCTCAGGTGACTCTTATGTGCAGCCAGAGTAGAGAATCACTAGCTCGGAGCAAAAATGGTAATCAGGAGCACAGACTAGAATCATCCCTCATTTGGGATGTGCGCTTTCTCAATCCTAAAATGCTCCCTTTCGTGACCTATACAGTGAAAACGCCTCACTGTTCATTCATATCTTGGAGTAACATTTTTTGAAGCTGAGTTCAACTGTCCTGTGTTTTGCCATGTTGTCCCAGGCATTGGGTAATTTTCTTTGTATAGCTCTCAGTGTGACATGTCACAATCAGGGTGGTGCCATTGTGAGGTGGGAAAAGTAGGTGTTTTGGACTCACAGCTGGATTCAAAATTCCAGCTCTGTTACTAGTTGGGCTGTCCTGAGATAAGTGGAGATAACAATATACATATTCATCAATCCTAAAAACCAGATCACGTGTATAAAGCACACACACCCCGCATGTGGGCAGAGCTGAGGGCGGGGCCCTTTCTTGGCCAACCCTCTCTCCACCCACCGTACAACTTTATCACGGAGAAAGCCAAAGGCATTGCAGAAATTAGAGCTGTCTTTAGGACGGTCTGGTGGAAAGCCATCCTGCAGCCAGAACCTGGAATCTTTAGTTTTCTCCCTAGAGGATGCCACCAGCACACACATCCACACCTCATAttccacacacacacctccccctCTTGACATTATAGCAGGAAGGATAGAGAGAGGTTGGTACCCAAGGGAGCTGTTTCTTCTTGTCACACTAGAACAGATGCTGAAATCCTAGGACAGACAGCACAGAAATGTGGCAGCAGGAGGGTGAGTCAGAGGAAACAGAATGGTCTCCCCTCCAACATATACCAAGGCCCAGAGGAGAACCTAGTTTGAATCACCTGCCTCCTGGGACTCCAAAAGGCAGGGACCAATTTCCAATTCCAGCTACTCCACAGACTCCAGCCGGTCAGAGATGCGCatagccccctccccacccaactGCACTCTCCCCACCCTACGCCCCAGGGAGCAGAGGGTAGAGAAACATGaagcctgcatttttttttttttttttttgaacccaGCTTTGGCTTCCTTATCCTGGGGAGGCTGTATCGCAGGGTCTCCTCTGCTGCACTGCACCCCTCTCACGTGCTGCCAGCCTTAAACCGCAAAGTCTTCTTGGGGACCATGTTCTGTGGAAGACTCTGTCCCAACACTGGGCATGTTTACCTTGCATTTTTACACAGAACTCCGTTAAAGGTGCGCCTCAGGCTGCAGGGCAGGtcagggagagaaaggagtcCTGGGCTCTCTGTTAAGGGAATTGGGGGAAGAATCACTGGGGAGAATCTCTTCCTTGAAAAGTAGAACCTGAGGACTCTGAGCTAACTTATTCACCACTGCACTTAAGATGTAAAGAGACCTGGTGATTATAAGATTGGCAACTACAGTGGGGAAGGTGGGGATTTTGAGAACTTTATGGTTCCTAAGcttccttccctggcctcctctctcatccccagcccctctgtccctctccagtGCCCTCTGTCCCCTCTCTGTGTAACTAAcgcctcccccacctctcccatGGAACCACACCAGCTCCCTATGTCCCCTATCTTCCAGGTCTTCCTCTGTCCCTTCTTCTAGAGACTGGCTCTCTCCCATAGTGCACACCATATGCCAAAAAGAGGCTGCAAAATGCCTCTGGAGGCTTTTTGGTACTGTCCTTATAAATAAGAGCTAAAAATGGACTCGCTCACAGAAACTTTAAGGCatcaaaataatcaattttttttttttttttttttttttttttggagacagagtcttgctctgttgctggctagagtgcagtggggtcattgtagctcattgcaacttcaaactcctgggctcaagggatcctcctgcctcagcctcccgagtagctgggactacaggcaaatgccactatacccggctaatttttctatttttttgtagagatgggggtctcgctcttgctcaggctggccttgaactcctgagctcaagcaattgtcctgccttggcctctcagagtgctaggagtacaggtgtcagccactacACTCAgcctagaatatttttttaaataacataccCAGCCAGCATGACCACTGACATAACATCTGATGACCTGGAATCCAAACAAATAAATTGCCTTTTTTCTGGTCTGAAAAAATGGtcttttttctccctattttacCAActagtggttttgtttttttttttgtttttttttttgagacagagtctcactctgttgcccggactagagtgccgtggcctcagccttgctcacagcaacctcaaactcctgggctaaagtgatcctcctctcctgcctcagcctcccaagtagctgggactacaggcatgtgccaccatgcccggctaatttgttctatatatttttagttgtccaactaatttctttctattgtttttagtagagacagggtcttgctattgctcaggctggtcttgaactcctgagctcaaacgatctgcccacctcggcctcccagagtgctaggattacaggcgtgagccacagtgcccggccccAACTAGTATTGATTATGTTCACTATTACAACTCTGATAGCCTGCAAGGAAGGTGCACATGTGTCTTCTAAATCATCatataccagcctgggcaacatagtgaggccccatgtctacaaaaaatttaaaaattagctgggcatggtggtgcacgcctgtagtcccagctactcgggaggctgaggcaggaggactgcttgagcccaagagtttgaggttgcagtgagttatgatgacaccactgcattctacctggggcaacagagcaagaatgtctcaaaaaaaaaaaaatcatcacataCAGAGGTTCAGTACATGTTCCCTGAGATGTCCGTGCCACTCTCACTCACTCACCTCCTTCAGCTCTTTGTTCGAATGTCACCTTCTTGAAGTCTTTCTCAGAGGATTCCAATGAAAATGGCATTCTACCCTGCCTTTCCCTGACCCCTCACATTCCTGCTCTATTTTTCTTTGCAGTACTTATCACCAACTCACATAATATCTACTTTacccatttatttgtgtattatcTGTCTTGCACAGAAATGTGTGCATGCACGCATACAAATCTTTTATTGTAAGTTCCATGAAAACAAAGATTTCATTTTGTCTGCTGTCGTATCTCAGTGGCCAGAaaagcacctagcacatagtaggcactcaataaatatttatatagcacaTAAAATATAGTTTCATTGATAGgtacattttaattattgtttgtttaaaataggcattctataaatatttatacataatctCCCTCATCCTGAACTCATATATTCATTTAGTtactcaacaaatgcttattaagTACCTGTCGGCACCAGGCCCTGTGGGAGGCACCAGGAATTCCATAGTGAATAGACAGGCACATTATCGCTGTTCTCACAGCACTCAGAGTCTGGTGGGGAGAAGAACCATACACATTTGTAAACAGATTAGTAACAATGATATTTAGAGACTGAGAAAAAAACAAGGGAAGAAATCAGTAGGGTGCGGAGATAAAGAATGTGACAGGAGAGACCTATCAAGTCAGATACGACGGCTGTCACAGAGGGTCTTTCGGTGATGATGGTTAAGCCCAGGCTTGAGGAAAAGAAGGCTCAGTACTCTTAGCAGAGGACAGCCCCATTCTGTAGCCATCCATCCCTGCTCAACTGCTTATTCGCTGTACTGTCTTGACAAAGTCACACAAACTCTGagtctctctttctttaaaatgaaggtgATAATAGCTACCTTACAGGTGTGTGTTACATAAAGTATGTGGAAGTGTTATATGTAAAATACACccgttttctttcctttctttctttcttccttttttttttttttttttttgagacaaggtcttgctctgtcacccaggctggaatgcagtggtgtgatcatagctcactgcagcctccaactcctggctcaaacgatcctcctgccttggcctcccaaagtgctgggattacaggtgtgagccaccgcactcagtCACACACATGTTACGGGTAAATGCATAAGTACCATTAACTCTGTATCACCAGGGTGTGAGTGTCCCACTGGCCAGAGTATGCTGAAATGAGAGCTTGCCCTCTGATAAATTTAGACCAAGGAAACCAGAACATATTGCAAAGCGTGATGCCATTGGCGGAGCATTTGTGCCGCTGTGCATCTCTCTTGCTTCAGGTTGTGCTGTATGTGTGTCTTGGGAGACGTCTGGGGACGGGCGGGGACGTCTCCAGGACCATGCCCCCTTCCCCAAGTAGTGAGGGGAATGGGAGAACCTCTTCTCCAGAGATCCGTCCCCAGAACTGTCCTCATCTGCTGTCACTGCTAGACCCTGTCCCTGAGATCCAAAGGGTGACCTGACATATTTGCCCCCATAGTACCTACCGGAGATCAAGAGACAAAAGTGGGCTTTGCCTGTGTTTTCTGCTGGCCCAGGACAGCTTGCGGACACCGAAGCCACAGTttggagaggaggcaggaagcAGGATGAGGTCCTGGGGCAACCTGAAGATGCGGAGTTCGGGGCTTTAAGGGACGGGAAGGacgggggaggagagaggaagatgaGAAATGGGGAAGGATTGCTGGGGTGTGGGCGCAGGGCgcagggggcgggaggggagagtggggagcgagcaggaggagggggctgcgAGGCTGGGAAAGCCACGCACGCGGGCGCGGCGGCGGCCCGGGCCGGGCGGGCGCGGAggcggggcggcgggcggcgcgcGGGCGGGCGGCGCTGTCAGTGCGAGGCGGCGAGCGGAATGCAGCGGCCCGAGGCCTGGCCACGTCCGCAGCCGGGGGAGGGGGCCGCGGCGGCCCAGGCTGGGGGCCCGGCGCCGCCCGCCCGAGCCGGGGAGCCCTCGGGGCTGCGGGTACGAAGCGGGCGGGCGCGGGGGTCTCGGGCGGCGGGAGCTGGGCGGGGACGCAGCGGGGGAAGGGGAACAGCTAACTCAGAACTCCCGCGCCCGGCGGCTGGGAACTTTGTGCCACCCCCGATCAGCCCCAGGGAGAGGGCCGTGGCCCAGGACGGGGGAGAAAAAGTTCGTCCCGGCGCCGACTGGCAAGGAGGCCTGTCCAGAGTCCGGCTGCGCAGGGCTGGAGTTCTGGGTCAGTttggagcagggtgggggtgggctgaGATTCcgctgggaggggtgaggagtggCGTGTCCGCCCGGGACTCGAGGTCCCGTCGCCGGTGGGTGATGGGCGTGCTTCTGGAGCCCACCCGGGCCAGGGGCCTGGGGCGCGCTGAGAACGGGTCCAGAGCCGGCGCAGGCTCAGCTGGAAAGAGGAGGCTCGGCCCGCTGTCCCCCCGGCCCAGGTTCTGTGATACACTCCGACTCGGGTTCTGGAGCAGTCAGTGCATGACAGAACTTGGGCCCGGAAGGACCTTCTGCACCCAACAGGCACAGGGCCCATCCCGGCCTGCAGTGGAACATCTGCCTGGGAGTGGAGTGGGCACTGGAGTTCGCCCATGTGGCACAGGGTTGGGTGGGAGCCAGCTGTGGGCCTTTGGGGCTGGGGTTGCTGCAGCCTGAGGATGTACTCCTAGGGCCAGCAGATCCCACAGAGACAGGGTGTCCACCCTGAGTCAGGGGCCAAACGCAGCTTCCTTCCCGATGTCAGTTGCAGGAACCTTCCCTCTACACCATCAAGGCTGTTTTCATCCTAGACAATGACGGGCGCAGGCTGCTGGCCAAGGtaacccccctccccaccctgaggGGCCCTGAGGAAACAGTGCCACAGCCCCAAGAACAGAGGTCCACCCAGGTGACACTCCCATCTCAGGAGACTCCACTGTGATCTCTGTGACTCAAAGCAGCCCAGCTTAGACCCTCCGGAGGTCATTCTGTCCATCCTCCTGCTTGTCAAGCCGCTAACCCCTGAAAGGTGGGATCTCCTCTCTTTCCACTCGTGTTCCCTGATGTCGTCTCATCCCCCTTCCACTGGCCAGCATGGGAACCACAGTGAACTGTGGTAGGACTGTAGCGTCTAAATCAGCTATGAAATGCATTCtagattttctggtttttgttttttctttttttttatttatttttttgtttcctcaatACATGcatagattttctgttttttggagcTGAAACTTTTTTGTCTTCATGACATTCAAATGAGCGTGTTCACCACAGCAGGCCAGCAGGGAGACCACTAACTTGCCTGCAGATTTAGTACTAAGTGGCAAAACCCACAGCCAGAACATTGAAAGCTGAACTGACCACCCTTTGCCTCTGCAGATGGCCAGAGGTGGCTCAGCAGTGCCAGAGGCTCCCAggcctcctcccccgccccccgtaGGACCCATCGAAGTtatagattaagaaactgagTCAGAGAGAGAGGCTCACCAAACCCAAACAAAAAGGATTGATTTAGTTATGGAATATGTGCCAGGaacttttctttagaaaagatatttaatcTTCACCATGATGCTGTCTGAAGTCAGACTTCCTTGCTGTTGAATCCCAGCTTTGGCCTCACAACCGTGAGGTGCTGGGGACTTCCTcatgccccagtttcctcatctgtataatggggatgATAAGTAGCTGTTGCCATGATTGTTAGTGTTGTTTAGGAAGGACTCCCGGCTTTGCCATCTTCTTTGTAGACTCAGGTTGGTGTACAGCCAGTGTGACCTGGTGACCACCCCAATCCTTAACACCTTGCACATCTGCTGAATGTACAAGAGCCTCCAAGAAACCAGGAGGGGACTCCAAAAGCAGGCATCAATATTCCTCTATCTTTTGGGACTTTCTCTGCTTAGACTGTGTTTATGGGGAAATAGTGAGCAGACAGGCCTAGAGGGCCACAGCAGGGAGACAGACACAGCAGCAGGGTCCTGCTTGGCAAGCACCCCCTGTTCCCTGCACCCATCCAGGGAGGAGCCCTGTGGATagccccttctccttccctttctcctagTATTATGATGATACATTCCCCTCTACGAAGGAGCAGATGGTCTTCGAGAAAAATGTCTTCAACAAGACCAGCCGGACTGAGAGTAAGTGTCCGTCTCTTCCTCTACCAGAACTCTGGAACACACACCGTCATCTTCTCCATCTGGACACATCTGTCCCTGTTGGCCTTATACACTCACAGGCCATTCCCCCTTTTTCAaagcctcttcctcctctccttcccggCTGTTCTTCACTCCCTTCCTCCAGGGACCCTCTACTCCCCCTCACTCACAACCCCTGCTCACCAGCTCACCCAGACCTCTCCTCCCAGCTGGGGAGGCCAGCTGTGCTGTGGTTCCCCCACCAACTTGGGTCTTGTCCCAGGGCATTGCACATGGTGGGAGGGTGGGCGGGAGGTCGACTGGTCAACACCTGGGTTTGTTGACTCCTCAGAATGCAGCAGTCTCTAGACTAGAGCAGCTGGTGGGAAAAAGGACACAGAGCAGCCTAATGGTAGTGTCCCTAGTACTGGTTTGTCCAAGGGTTCCtttgaaagggaagaagaaaatagaaggagAAGTGCAGAgcaggagacagggaggaggggccagggTGGGACCAGGCAGAGTGGCCAGAACTGAAAGTCTCCTCCACTTCTAGGTGAGATTGCATTTTTCGGGGGCATGACCATCGTCTACAAGAGCAGCATTGACCTCTTCCTGTACGTGGTGGGCTCATCCCATGAGAATGAGGTGAATTCAGGAGGTTGGGGTGACAAGGAGGGTCTGTCCATGGGGGAATGGCTTGGAATCTGGGGTGGAGGCTAAGATCTGGAGGCTCACCATTGGTACCCCTTCTTCTAGGCTCCAAGGAGTAGGGGGGGCAGTCAGAATGGTTCTTTCTGGGACAACACATATCCCTGATGCCTCTTAGGTTCCTTGGGAACCAGAAATGAAGTCATCACCCCCTCTGCAGGGagccttttttcccttcttgaaCATAACTAGAGAAGGGTACCCTCAATGTCCCCCAGTGGAGCACTCCAGTGTTTCCCAGCCCAGACACAGGGAAGTTCCTGCCAAGGTCAAACTGCAGtctccagcccaggcctctctGAAAAGGGAGAACTGCCCTCCGCTGGCCACACAGGTGGGCTTTGAGGGCTCCGTTTGGCCTTCTCAACTGCAAGcgctctcttctccttctcccataTTCGCCCATCCCAGCTGATGCTCATGTCTGTTCTCACCTGCCTGTTTGAGTCTCTGAACCACATGTTAAGGTGAGTGAAGTTCTCTGCCCTCCAAGGCCGCATCCCCCAGGCCTTGATGCATCTCAGAGGTAAGTAAGGTCCTTCCTCCTGCTGTTCTCCTGAAGTCTCCACAAGACTAAAATAGTCCAGTCCCAATGAAAGTTCACTGTCAACACAATTAACCACAGCAGGGCTATAGCATCTAAGCTGCTTATGAAACACATTAGGGGTCCGGTGGTGGGCGTGGTGGTGTCAATGCCCAAGGCATGGGAGGTTGGGTAGGTGGGACTCCCGGCAGCAGACCCGCCCTGTGCTCAGGAAGGCCGTGCACAGGCTCTGCACTCGCTGCCCTTCACGTTCTCCTTCCCAGCTCCTGTATGGGGTTGGGGTGAGTGAGGCAGTCTCCGGAGAGAGAGGGTCCGCGTCACCTAGGCAGGGACTCAGTTCCTTCTGGCCATGAGGAGGCTCAGGAGCTCGTCGTGTCTACCTTCAGGAAGAACGTGGAAAAGCGCTGGTTGCTGGAGAACATGGATGGAGCCTTCTTGGTGCTGGACGAGATTGTGGATGGCGGGTGAGGCGGGGGCCGGGAGAAGAGGGGATGGTCAGGGACAGTCCCTTCGATGGGTGCCTTTGAGGATCATCAGCTCCAGATGGCACCCAGCACACTGCTGGGCTCTCTGGCcaattctccctcccttcccccagcacaTTCCCAGTGATCTCATCCCCCAGCCCTTACCGTTACACCCGGCTCGTGAGGACGGAGGTTGATTTCAATGTTAGGCAAAGTCAACTGTGGCAGATTGTTAAATAAGCAGGTGTTGGGGGCAATCGGGTTTGATCTCCTGTGCACTGGCACACACGCTGGTCCTCTCTGGAGGGACTTCAGACAGAGTCACCTTCCACTCCTACAGCTCAACTCCAACACCAGCTTGATGCGTGACTTGAGGCAGTTACCAATTCTCCCTGAGCCTCCCACtccccatctttaaaatgcaGGTGATTGGCTGGCACAGtggcatgcctgtaatcccagcactctggaaggatggcttgagcttaggagtttgagaccagcctgagcaagagtgagacctgtctctactaaaaatagaaaaattagccaggccctggtgtgcacacctgtagtcccagcttctcgggaggctgaggcaggagcatcacttgagcccaggagcttgaggttgctgtgagctaggctgacactgcagcactctaccccaggtgacagaatgagactctgtctcaaaaaaaaaaaaaaaaagaaacttcttgaGCATCTTAAAAACATCTCCATGCCTTTCTCATTACATCCATTTTGTAGATTAGGAAACAGAGCCTCAGGGATTCAGGTGAGTGGCCTGAGGTACATGGGACGGTCTCTGGAGAGAGAGGGTTGACCTCACCTAGCAGGGACTCGGTTCCTCCCAGCCACGGGGAGGAACACACACAGCTAGGGAGTGACAAGGCCAAGACTTAAACCCACATGCCTGGTTCTGGGGACTGTGTTCTTCCCATGGCACTGTACCAAACTGCCTGGGCTCAGGGGGCTCTGGGAGACGGGGACCTCGGAACGCCTCCCTCCCTCTATGGCAATTAACTGCCTGCTACTGCTGGGCCTTGCACAGATTTCTGGGACCCAAAAGTGAGTGGACTAAGACCAAATTTCTTGGAGCCAGAGGCATAATTTGGTGGCCCCTCTTGAAGGAAAactttacatacacacacaccaaattaaaaatacaaaatgaggtGCAGGGCTTCAGGAGGCTTCTGAAGAGGGTGCTGGAGTGTAAGCTTCATGAGCCTCCCTGTCTCTGCCTTTGAAGAAAGAGATCAGTGTCCTGCCAAGGAAAACCAGGGAAGCGACACCCGGACCGGGGCCTTGGCCTGGGATGCTCTGTCTTTTTGGATTATGAAACCTTTGGTttgggagctgggggctgggggcgctTACCCCAGGGAAAGCACCTGGAAGAGGCCTCTAAGAAATGTTTGTCACTTCCAGTAGtctggtaaaaaagaaaaaactaagctTCTGCCCAGGAGGAGCCTCGCCGGGTAAGGAGGGGCACTCACATCCTgtcatctctgtccctcactCCCCGTGCACCCTGCACACCCCCCAGTGCCCAGGAAAGAGTGCCCATTAGCTGAGAAAAACCCTCACTATTTGGGTCTATCAAAggggaaggtaaaaaaaaaaaaaaaaaaaactaaaaaactaaaaaaaattttttaaaaagaaaaaagttttaaaaaaggaggaagacaGATTGTGATTTTTAGAGTTCCATTTCTTTCATGTTCAGCATGAGCCCATGGCATAAAATACTAGTGAAGTAAGATAAGGACCCCTGgggcctcccttccttccctgcgTCTGAGTCTTTTCACAGGGAACCCGCCCCAAGACCCAGAGGTGATGTGAGCTTTGAAGAGCTCTGAATTTTTTAAGTCCCTCCTTTTGACAACCTGGTCATTCTAGACTGGACTGCTCTCACCCAGTCTCAAAGTGTTTGCCCGGGGATGAGCAAGTGTGTGGACCACCGGGCCAAAGTGTTGAAGAATCAGAGCTGAGGGCCCTCGGTGGAGAGGGAGAGTTCCGATTTGAGGACTGCTGGTGGGAAGGGACCCTGGAAGGGGACGTGTTGCAGGATGCATGGAAGAGGCTCGGCAGAGAGAGGAGGCGGAGGGTAGAGCCACGTCACAATTTTCCTCCTGGTTTTTCTCTCATGCTGTAGCGTGATTCTGGAGAGTGACCCCCAGCAAGTGATCCAGAAAGTGAATTTTAGGGTAAGGGCCTTTCTGCATGCCCCCCTTCGCCCTGTCTCCTCCAGGCTGCCCTTCctgtcctccccacctcctgtccTCCCTGGACTGAGATGTTCCATGGAAGCCCAAGCTTCTCTGGCAGAAGCCAGGCGCTGGATCGATGCACTTGTTAGGgctgggggggggtgggcagcagTTGGGGGTGGGATGTCAGTTAGCAAAAGAGATCTTCCTATCCTCTCCCCCTGGAGGAGCACAAGTACCTCACCACTTTCCCTAGTAGGAAGCACAGACTGGGGAAGTAAATACTCAAAGAGAAAGCAGGTGGCTGCCTTGGCCTTGAGGTTGGCGGGGAGAGGGGCACAGAGAATCTCCCTGCCTAGTTTGGCTATCTTGTGTG
The Eulemur rufifrons isolate Redbay chromosome 9, OSU_ERuf_1, whole genome shotgun sequence DNA segment above includes these coding regions:
- the COPZ2 gene encoding coatomer subunit zeta-2 isoform X1, with translation MQRPEAWPRPQPGEGAAAAQAGGPAPPARAGEPSGLRLQEPSLYTIKAVFILDNDGRRLLAKYYDDTFPSTKEQMVFEKNVFNKTSRTESEIAFFGGMTIVYKSSIDLFLYVVGSSHENELMLMSVLTCLFESLNHMLRKNVEKRWLLENMDGAFLVLDEIVDGGVILESDPQQVIQKVNFRADDGGLTEQSVAQVSLLRLILFAWNFLPWH
- the COPZ2 gene encoding coatomer subunit zeta-2 isoform X2, with the protein product MQRPEAWPRPQPGEGAAAAQAGGPAPPARAGEPSGLRLQEPSLYTIKAVFILDNDGRRLLAKYYDDTFPSTKEQMVFEKNVFNKTSRTESEIAFFGGMTIVYKSSIDLFLYVVGSSHENELMLMSVLTCLFESLNHMLRKNVEKRWLLENMDGAFLVLDEIVDGGVILESDPQQVIQKVNFRADDGGLTEQSVAQVLQSAKEQIKWSLLK